The DNA sequence TCGTTCAGTAAGCAAGTTAAAGATGGGGGCATAGGTTATGCTAGAGTTTAAAGATTGGAAACATACATTTAAGTTTGATCCGAATAAAGAGATAACAGATGAACAGATTGAGTTACTCTGTGAATCAGGGACGGATGGCATCATTGTTGGAGGAACGGATGGGGTAACTCTTGATAATACACTATTTTTACTTTCAAAAATTCGCCGTTATGCTATTCCCTGTGCACTAGAAATTTCTAATATAGAAGCCGTTACACCTGGATTTGACCATTATTTAATTCCAACGGTGCTTAACAGCAATGATGTGACATGGGTGACAAAGCTTCACCATGAGGCTGTAAAACAGTTTGGACATTTGGTCAATTGGGATGAAATTTTGATGGAAGGATATTGTATTGTTAATCCAGATTCAAAGGTTGCTCAATTAACCGAAGCAAATACAGACTTAACAGTAGATGACATTGTGGCGTATGCTCAGATGGCTGAACATATGTTTCATCTTCCTATCTTTTATTTAGAATATAGTGGAGCATATGGTTCTCCTCAAATTGTACAAGCTGTCAAATCTGTCTTACAAGAGACGAAGCTCGTGTACGGCGGGGGAATTACAACTGTTGAAAAAGCTAAAGAAATGGCACAGTATGCAGATACGATAGTCGTTGGTAACCTTATATATGAAGATTTTAATACAGCGCTAGAAACGATCAAAGCTGTGAAATAGAAGCCGATGACATCAACTTGTCCATTGTACTGAGGTGCGTTAGAATAAAGAAAAGAACATTTGTTTGGGGTGAGGGATAATGCAAAGTAAACTGATAGAAAAAATGCTAGCAGGATTGAATCCTGAGCAACGAGAGGCAGTTAAAACAACAGACGGCCCTCTTTTGCTTATGGCAGGAGCAGGTAGTGGAAAAACAAGAGTATTAACACATCGTATTGCTTATTTACTTCGAGAAAAAGGTGTGGCACCTTGGAATATTTTAGCGATTACATTTACGAATAAAGCAGCGAGAGAGATGAAAGACCGTGTAGCCAGTCTAGTTGGACCAACAGCCGAAGAAATTTGGATTTCAACGTTTCACTCGATGTGTGTGAGAATCCTAAGAAGAGATAGCAACCGAATCGGAATAAATAGTAATTTCACAATCTTAGATAGCTCTGACCAGTTATCTGTGATTAAACAAATTTTAAAAACAAAAAACATTGACCCTAAAAAGTTTGACCCAAGGGGAATCCTCGGTAGTATTAGTTCGGCTAAGAATGAATTAAAAAGAGCAGCTGACTTTATGAAAACGGCTTCGGGCTTATACGATGAAACAGCAGCTGAAGTGTATGTGGAATATGAGAAGCAATTAAAGAAAAATCAATCTCTTGATTTTGATGATTTAATCATGACGACGATTCACTTGTTTTCCCTCGTTCCTGAAGTCCTGGAGTATTATCAAAATAAATTTCAATACATTCATGTCGATGAGTATCAGGATACGAATAGAGCTCAATATATGTTAGTAAATATGTTAAGTGCAAAGCTGAAGAATATTTGTGTTGTTGGGGACTCAGATCAGTCGATTTACCGCTGGCGTGGGGCGGATATTACTAATATTCTTTCATTTGAAGAGGACTACCCAAATGCGAAAGTAATCTTACTTGAACAAAACTATCGTTCGACCAAAGTTATTTTAAATGCAGCGAATACGGTCATTAGCAATAATTCAAACCGAAAGCCGAAAAACCTTTGGACCGAAAATAGTGAAGGAGAAAAAATCTTTTACTATGAAGCCGACTCAGAGCATGATGAAGCTTATTTTGTAACAGATAAGATTAAAGAGGCGACAAGAAATGGTTCTCATAAAAACTCTGAGATCGCTATCTTATATCGAACCAATGCTCAGTCTCGTGTGATTGAGGAAATGTTATTAAAATCCAATATCGATTATAATATTGTTGGCGGAACAAAATTCTATGACCGCAAAGAGATTAAGGATGTATTAGCTTACCTCCGATTAGTAGGAAATCCTGATGATGATATTAGCTTGGAGAGAATCATAAATGTACCAAAGCGTGGAATTGGTGCGGCCACAGTCGATAAAATTAGAGAGTTTGCAGCTGACCAAGGTATTTCCATGTTCCGCGTGCTTCAAGAGATTGAAGAACTAGGTTTAAGTGCAAGAGTGGTTAGTAAGCTAAGAGAGTTTGCAGACCAAATGAACAATTGGATTCAAATGCAAGACTATTTATCAGTAACAGAACTAGTTGAAGAGCTACTTGATAAAACGGGATATCGTGATGCGTTACGTGCTGAAAATACGATTGAATCGCAAAGTCGATTAGAGAACATAGATGAATTTTTATCAGTAACCCAAGACTTTGAAAAGAAAAATGAAGATAAATCGTTAATTGCCTTTTTAACCGATCTTGCATTAGTTGCTGATATTGATAAGCTAGATGAAGAGACGGAAAAACCTAAAGATGCTGTTATATTAATGACGCTTCACTCAGCCAAAGGGCTAGAGTTTCCACTCGTCTTTTTAATTGGTATGGAAGAAGGGATTTTTCCACATAGTCGTTCATTGTTTGAAGAAGATGAAATGGAAGAAGAGCGTCGTCTGGCATATGTAGGGATTACGAGAGCAGAGAAAATGCTTTATTTAACAAGCGCGAAAATGAGAACATTGTATGGAAGAACGAATGTCAATCCACCATCACGTTTCATTCAAGAAGTACCAGAAGATTGCTTAGATTGCATTCAAAAGGAAGCACCACCACAGCCATCCTGGATGAAAACTTCACGAGAACAGCCGCAACGACAGACACAACAAATTGTTCGACCGACAATAGGTACAACAGGTGGAGAACAATTCGGTTGGAAAGTCGGAGACAAAGCCGAGCATAAAAAGTGGGGAATTGGAACGGTAGTAAGTTTAAAAGGTGAAGGAGAACATATTGAACTTGATATTGCCTTTTCTCCACCG is a window from the Bacillus alkalicellulosilyticus genome containing:
- a CDS encoding heptaprenylglyceryl phosphate synthase, translated to MLEFKDWKHTFKFDPNKEITDEQIELLCESGTDGIIVGGTDGVTLDNTLFLLSKIRRYAIPCALEISNIEAVTPGFDHYLIPTVLNSNDVTWVTKLHHEAVKQFGHLVNWDEILMEGYCIVNPDSKVAQLTEANTDLTVDDIVAYAQMAEHMFHLPIFYLEYSGAYGSPQIVQAVKSVLQETKLVYGGGITTVEKAKEMAQYADTIVVGNLIYEDFNTALETIKAVK
- the pcrA gene encoding DNA helicase PcrA: MQSKLIEKMLAGLNPEQREAVKTTDGPLLLMAGAGSGKTRVLTHRIAYLLREKGVAPWNILAITFTNKAAREMKDRVASLVGPTAEEIWISTFHSMCVRILRRDSNRIGINSNFTILDSSDQLSVIKQILKTKNIDPKKFDPRGILGSISSAKNELKRAADFMKTASGLYDETAAEVYVEYEKQLKKNQSLDFDDLIMTTIHLFSLVPEVLEYYQNKFQYIHVDEYQDTNRAQYMLVNMLSAKLKNICVVGDSDQSIYRWRGADITNILSFEEDYPNAKVILLEQNYRSTKVILNAANTVISNNSNRKPKNLWTENSEGEKIFYYEADSEHDEAYFVTDKIKEATRNGSHKNSEIAILYRTNAQSRVIEEMLLKSNIDYNIVGGTKFYDRKEIKDVLAYLRLVGNPDDDISLERIINVPKRGIGAATVDKIREFAADQGISMFRVLQEIEELGLSARVVSKLREFADQMNNWIQMQDYLSVTELVEELLDKTGYRDALRAENTIESQSRLENIDEFLSVTQDFEKKNEDKSLIAFLTDLALVADIDKLDEETEKPKDAVILMTLHSAKGLEFPLVFLIGMEEGIFPHSRSLFEEDEMEEERRLAYVGITRAEKMLYLTSAKMRTLYGRTNVNPPSRFIQEVPEDCLDCIQKEAPPQPSWMKTSREQPQRQTQQIVRPTIGTTGGEQFGWKVGDKAEHKKWGIGTVVSLKGEGEHIELDIAFSPPTGIKRLFAKFAPITKV